A region of the Kaistia geumhonensis genome:
CGGGCGCGAGATCGGGCTCATGTACACGCATGCGCATCTGCGCCAGTCGGAGGTGCTCGCCCGGCTCGGCGCCGCGGACGCGCTTTGGAAGGCGATCGCGCTCGCCAATCCGATCCGCGTCACGGAGGTGCTTCCTTCGGCGACGCTGCGCCAGCGCAACACCTATTTCTCGTCCTCCGACGCCGCCTTCCCGGACCGCTATGCCGCGAGCCGCGACTGGCAGGACGTGAAGGCTGGGAGCATGGGCGTCGATGGAGGCTGGCGGACCTATTCGAGCGGCCCCGGCATCTTCACGCGGCTCCTGGTCGAGCTCGCGCTGGGCCTCGGGCGCCCGCGCGGCGCCCCGCGCGTGCTGCCCGCCGCGTTCGGCAAGGTCGGCATCGGCTGGACGGATGGCCAGGACCACATCGCGCGCCGTCACTGAGCCAGCCGCATTAACCGTCGGCCTTAACATTACCGCGCAAAACCGCCATTCCTGCGACCATCTTGCGATGGACGCGCGGCTGGGTCATACGCTATCCTTAAGAAAGGATTAAGGGGGATAGTCCACGTGTACGCGATCATGATCTACATGGCCGCCGCCGGCGCGCTGATGCTCGGCGCCCAGGCAGTCCGTCCGAGCCAGGCTCTCGGAAACGACCATCACCGCCGGCTTTACTGGGGCGGCGCACTTGCTTCCGTCGGCCTTGTCGGCATCATTGCTGGCGTGCTCGTCATCTAGGAAAGCCGCCATGTCCTCGCCCCGCCTCGTCCGAATGTTCAGTATCGCCGGCGCGGCGATCGCGACCGGGTTGGCGGGGCCTGCGCTGGCCGATGCCACCGCGCGCTACACATGCGGCGACGGCACGGCGCTGACCGCGACGTTCACCAACGACCCCGCCGCGGCAAAGCTGGTCTTTGCCGACGGCAAGACGCTGACGCTGCCGCAGGTGATCTCCGCCGATGGCGGCCGCTACGCCGACAGCACGACGGAATTCTGGATCCGCGGCAATGGCGGGCGCCTCACGGTTTCCGGCAAGGAAACCGAGTGCAAGACCGACGACTGACCGCTGCCGAGCGAGCGATCCGCTTCACTTCGCCGTGAGCCGGTAACCCGGCGTCGTTCCCACCCGTATGAATCGACGAGTTCACCGGGTGGAGATCTTCCCATGCTTACACGACGCCGCCTCGCCGCCATCGCGGCCGCGCTTCCGGCCCTTGCCCTCGCCGCGTCCTTCACGCCGGCCTTCGCGCTCACCGACCTGCCCTATGACGCGGCGGCGGTGCAGAAGGCGATCGCCTCCGGCAAGCCGGTCGCCATCCACGTCAACGCGTCCTGGTGCCTGCAGTGCCGGGCGCAGTCGTCGATCCTCGGCCGCCTCGCGAAGGAAGGCCGCTATCCCGACCTCGCCGTATTCACGGTCGACTACGACAAGCAGAAGGACGTGGTGAAGGCGCTCGGCGTCCCGCGCTCGACCTTCATTGTCTATCGCGGCGGCAAGGAGGCCGGCCGCATGTCCTGGGGCGTGACGGAAGCCTCGGTGACCGACGTGCTCAACAAGGCCGGCTGATGGTGGCCGGCGCGCTGCTGGCCTTCCTCGCCGGGCTGCTGACCATTCTCAATCCCTGCGTCCTGCCGCTGGCACCGATCGTCGTTTCCGGCGCGCGCGCCGAGAACCCGGCCGCGCCGCTGGCGCTCGCCGGCGGGCTCGCCGTGACCTTCGGCATCGTCGGCGGACTGCTCGCCTCGCTCGGCGTCGAACTCGGCGACACCGGCGCGGGGCGCATCGTGCTCGGGCTCGTCATGGCGGGGCTGGGCATCGTCATGCTGGTGCCCGCGCTCGCGCACAGGGCCGAGGCGCTGATGACCCCGCTCGGCGCCTGGGCCGGACAGCGGTCCGGGCGCATCGGACTTCGCGGGCTCGGCGCGCAGGCGGCGCTCGGCGCGCTTCTCGCGCTCGCCTGGGCGCCGTGCGTCGGCCCGACCCTCGGCGCGGCGCTGACGCTCGCCGCGAGCGGCGGGTCGCTCCCGGTCGCGATGCTCACTATGATGCTGTTCGCGCTCGGCGCGGCGACCTCGCTGCTCGTCGCCGGCTACGGGCTTGGCC
Encoded here:
- a CDS encoding thioredoxin family protein — its product is MLTRRRLAAIAAALPALALAASFTPAFALTDLPYDAAAVQKAIASGKPVAIHVNASWCLQCRAQSSILGRLAKEGRYPDLAVFTVDYDKQKDVVKALGVPRSTFIVYRGGKEAGRMSWGVTEASVTDVLNKAG
- a CDS encoding MliC family protein yields the protein MSSPRLVRMFSIAGAAIATGLAGPALADATARYTCGDGTALTATFTNDPAAAKLVFADGKTLTLPQVISADGGRYADSTTEFWIRGNGGRLTVSGKETECKTDD
- a CDS encoding cytochrome c biogenesis CcdA family protein, which produces MVAGALLAFLAGLLTILNPCVLPLAPIVVSGARAENPAAPLALAGGLAVTFGIVGGLLASLGVELGDTGAGRIVLGLVMAGLGIVMLVPALAHRAEALMTPLGAWAGQRSGRIGLRGLGAQAALGALLALAWAPCVGPTLGAALTLAASGGSLPVAMLTMMLFALGAATSLLVAGYGLGLLARRGRTIAGRSAAIGRTLLGAVFVITGLLIATGLDKVVEGALVSIMPDWLVGIAVTL